The following coding sequences lie in one Xiphophorus maculatus strain JP 163 A chromosome 4, X_maculatus-5.0-male, whole genome shotgun sequence genomic window:
- the kiaa0895l gene encoding uncharacterized protein KIAA0895-like homolog: MVLDSGEVFMDQVEAERVRDRSDVPPDPPRTAKARRSNAAKKEAAPSQNGVATPRTRVPLRRPLSMEVTPPPRPGVLQPPWRGGAAAPSPRARSLTSPSLSAGGWMRRSESSCSVNYAAGPRAGGRLRPATSLPHIAKGAVGSAAPPPARPCLLVALRPLNLEQEKQTFFQSDYKYEPQFEYAQPEPRSVLDKYREGSGLFLEQAVGIMECVLRKFGSYENFEEATGGGVLPKSQVWAAVRKYLQKEGCVGEVVVRLSDELLSQAVMVVESCRPTLTINLAGARQHWLEGMLRHEIGTHYLRGANNALQPWASAEARRQLGLKPANPTEEGLASLHSVLLRKQPHLWRAALLYYTVFHAASMSFSRLFAHIARFVHDPDVRWEYCLRAKRGQTDTAQPGCFSKDQVYLDGILRILRHRRNIDFKMLASLGKVSFEDVERLRPLAALNRTRIPHFMRDQERYLQHLDHIVAVNELDDAALQQLLP; the protein is encoded by the exons ATGGTGTTGGACTCAGGTGAAGTCTTCATGGATCAGGTCGAGGCTGAAAGGGTCAGGGACCGGTCCGACGTCCCTCCAGATCCGCCCAGAACCGCCAAAGCCAGACGGAGCAATGCGGCCAAGAAGGAGGCGGCGCCGTCCCAGAACGGGGTCGCGACCCCGAGGACCAGGGTGCCGCTCCGCCGGCCCCTCAGCATGGAGGTGACTCCGCCGCCGCGTCCCGGGGTGCTGCAGCCGCCGTGGCGCGGCGGTGCGGCCGCTCCGTCGCCCCGGGCGCGCAGCCTCACCAGCCCCAGCCTGTCGGCGGGCGGCTGGATGCGCCGCAGCGAGAGCTCCTGCTCCGTCAACTACGCTGCGGGGCCGCGGGCCGGCGGACGCTTGCGTCCCGCCACCTCCCTACCTCACATCGCCAAAGGGGCGGTGGGCTCGGCGGCCCCCCCGCCGGCCCGACCCTGCCTGCTGGTCGCCCTGCGACCTTTGAACCTGGAGCAGGAGAAGCAGACGTTCTTCCAGTCTGACTATAAGTACGAGCCGCAGTTCGAGTACGCGCAGCCCGAACCGCGGAGCGTCCTCGACAAGTACCGGGAGGGGTCGGGCCTCTTCCTGGAGCAG GCCGTTGGGATCATGGAGTGTGTCCTGAGGAAGTTCGGCTCCTATGAGAACTTCGAGGAGGCGACGGGCGGCGGCGTCCTGCCGAAGAGTCAGGTCTGGGCGGCGGTCCGCAAATACCTGCAGAAGGAGGGCTGCGTGGGGGAG gTGGTGGTGCGTCTCTCTGATGAGCTGCTGTCGCAGGCCGTCATGGTGGTGGAGAGCTGCCGTCCCACTCTGACCATCAACCTGGCCGGCGCTCGCCAGCACTGGCTGGAGGGGATGCTGCGGCACGAGATCG gaaCCCACTACCTGCGCGGCGCCAACAACGCGCTGCAGCCCTGGGCGTCCGCCGAGGCGCGGCGGCAGCTGGGCCTGAAGCCGGCCAACCCGACGGAGGAGGGCCTGGCCAGCCTGCACAGCGTTCTGCTGAGGAAGCAGCCGCACCTGTGGCGCGCGGCGCTGCTCTACTACACCGTGTTCCACGCCGCCAGCATGAGCTTCAGCCGCCTCTTCGCCCACATCGCCCGCTTCGTCCATGACCCGGACGTCCGCTGGGAGTACTGCCTGCGGGCCAAGAGGGGCCAGACCGACACCGCGCAGCCCg gttgCTTCAGCAAAGATCAGGTTTACCTGGACGGGATCCTGCGGATTCTTCGCCATCGAAGGAACATCGACTTTAAGATGCTGGCGTCTCTAGGAAAG GTGTCTTTCGAGGACGTGGAGCGTCTGCGTCCTCTGGCGGCACTGAACCGGACCAGAATCCCTCACTTCATGCGTGACCAGGAGCGTTACCTGCAGCACCTGGACCACATCGTGGCCGTCAACGAGCTGGACGACGCagcgctgcagcagctgctgccctGA